In a single window of the Nodularia spumigena CCY9414 genome:
- a CDS encoding DUF423 domain-containing protein has product MAQIFVSIAAILGGLSVAAGAFAAHALKEKISERSLEIFDTGARYQMYHALALLLVALLISRTTAPQPMLIATGWLFIVGIAIFSGSLYALSLTGLKYLGAITPLGGVAFLIGWGTLAFAAWGLKF; this is encoded by the coding sequence ATGGCACAAATATTTGTTAGCATAGCTGCCATTTTAGGCGGGTTATCTGTAGCCGCAGGTGCTTTTGCTGCTCATGCCTTGAAAGAAAAGATTAGTGAGCGATCGCTTGAAATTTTCGATACAGGCGCACGTTATCAAATGTATCATGCTTTGGCACTTTTGTTAGTAGCTTTATTAATTAGTCGCACAACAGCACCTCAACCGATGTTAATAGCTACTGGGTGGTTATTTATCGTTGGTATTGCGATTTTTTCAGGTAGCTTGTACGCCCTAAGTTTAACTGGGTTGAAATACTTGGGTGCAATTACGCCTTTGGGTGGTGTAGCCTTTCTCATTGGTTGGGGGACTTTGGCTTTTGCAGCTTGGGGTTTGAAGTTTTAA
- the bchM gene encoding magnesium protoporphyrin IX methyltransferase, whose amino-acid sequence MNVADDKTIVREYFNSTGFDRWRRIYGDGEVNKVQLDIRNGHQQTVDTVISWLKDDGNLPELSICDAGCGVGSLSIPLAADGAKIYASDISEKMVTEAKDRALATLGNVENTTFAVQDLESLSGSYNTVICLDVLIHYPQEKADEMISHLCSLAESRVIMSFAPKNCALTILKKIGSFFPGPSKATRAYLHREADVVKILESNGFTVQRQAMTKTRFYYSRLLEATRQ is encoded by the coding sequence ATGAACGTAGCTGACGATAAAACGATTGTTCGCGAGTATTTTAATTCCACGGGGTTTGACAGATGGCGGCGAATTTACGGCGATGGCGAAGTCAACAAAGTCCAGTTGGATATCCGCAATGGACACCAGCAAACTGTAGATACAGTTATTAGCTGGTTGAAAGATGATGGTAATTTACCAGAGTTATCAATCTGCGATGCTGGTTGTGGTGTGGGTAGTCTGAGCATTCCCTTGGCGGCAGATGGTGCTAAAATCTATGCTAGTGATATTTCGGAGAAAATGGTGACAGAAGCTAAGGATAGGGCTTTAGCAACCTTGGGAAATGTCGAAAATACTACTTTTGCTGTTCAAGATTTAGAATCTTTGAGTGGTAGCTACAACACGGTTATTTGCTTGGATGTTCTGATTCATTATCCCCAAGAAAAAGCTGATGAGATGATTTCTCACCTTTGTTCTTTGGCTGAGTCACGGGTAATTATGAGTTTTGCGCCCAAGAACTGCGCTTTGACTATACTTAAGAAAATTGGCAGTTTCTTTCCGGGGCCAAGTAAAGCAACTCGCGCCTATCTGCACCGTGAGGCTGATGTGGTGAAAATCCTGGAAAGTAATGGCTTTACGGTACAACGCCAAGCGATGACTAAGACTCGTTTTTATTACTCGCGTTTACTGGAAGCTACGCGCCAATAA
- a CDS encoding cation:proton antiporter, producing MTSNLLIDSPIIQFTILLTVIFTVPPIFERLRVPGLVGLLVAGVVLGQNGLKLLNTESETVSLLSDIGKVYLMFVAGLEIDLKQFRKTKNRSIVFGILTFLIPLIAGISVGRLFNFGWNASVLIGSLLASHTLLAYPIVSRLGVVMTEAVTVTVGATIFTDTAALLVLAICVGIHGGEFSAISLVTLLGGLAIYSAFVLFGFDWAGKEFFRRSGDEQSNQFLFILLALFLASVGAQIVGVEKIVGAFLAGLAVNDVVGRSPVKEKIEFIGSVLFIPCFFVDMGLLINIPAFIKTLGSIWLTVVIVVALISSKFMAAFLAKLIYRYNTAEMLTMWSLSLPQVAATLAAALVGYQTLNSAGERLISESVLNSVIVLMLVTSIMGPLITTRFAALLQTPQTDLETENPSNWWENPDSQPAETTQHPFTVAVPIYNPQTQRYLIELAALIAQHESGQILPLAISKAHVHMDDPQLGISLAQSQKRLKMAEEISQEFNVKVSTAIRIDDDVALAISRTSREQNASLIVMGWSRTTGLRARLFGNIIDSVFWSSHCPVAVARLVNSPKTIARIIVPIGDLRPQTISAWRFAEMLADANKAEVVLLHVFNSNTPANLVEQFTTQLSEIVAKSQLQVNTNIQIIIDDDVAKAIVREAQAFDLAVLRSVRYRTTGGLAVSQVTTQVIDELTGSIVLLGEAHL from the coding sequence ATGACATCAAATTTACTAATTGACAGTCCGATCATTCAATTTACAATTCTCCTAACAGTAATTTTTACTGTTCCTCCTATATTTGAGCGACTGCGAGTACCTGGATTAGTGGGGTTACTGGTAGCAGGTGTTGTCCTGGGGCAAAATGGGCTAAAACTTTTAAATACTGAGTCTGAAACTGTCAGTCTACTATCAGACATTGGTAAAGTTTATTTAATGTTTGTTGCCGGGTTAGAAATTGATTTAAAACAGTTTCGCAAAACTAAAAATCGCTCAATTGTTTTTGGCATTTTAACATTTTTAATCCCATTAATTGCTGGGATATCTGTCGGGAGATTGTTCAATTTTGGCTGGAATGCTTCTGTCCTAATTGGTTCTTTACTAGCTTCCCATACTCTCTTAGCTTATCCCATTGTCAGTCGTCTGGGAGTGGTGATGACTGAAGCTGTGACAGTCACAGTCGGGGCGACAATTTTTACTGACACAGCTGCTTTATTAGTCCTAGCAATTTGTGTAGGAATTCATGGAGGGGAATTCTCCGCCATAAGTTTAGTAACTTTATTAGGTGGATTAGCAATTTATTCTGCTTTTGTACTCTTTGGCTTCGACTGGGCGGGTAAAGAATTTTTTCGCCGTTCTGGAGATGAACAAAGTAACCAATTTTTATTCATCTTACTAGCTTTATTTCTCGCATCTGTGGGAGCGCAGATAGTGGGAGTTGAAAAAATTGTTGGGGCATTTTTAGCAGGTTTAGCAGTGAATGATGTTGTAGGACGTAGCCCAGTTAAAGAAAAAATTGAGTTTATCGGTAGCGTCTTATTTATCCCTTGTTTCTTTGTAGATATGGGACTGCTAATTAATATTCCGGCATTTATCAAAACTCTTGGTTCAATTTGGCTAACAGTGGTAATTGTAGTCGCTTTGATTTCTAGCAAATTTATGGCGGCATTTTTAGCCAAGCTAATTTACCGCTACAACACTGCGGAAATGCTGACAATGTGGTCATTGTCTTTACCACAAGTAGCCGCTACATTAGCAGCAGCCTTAGTTGGCTATCAAACCTTAAATTCTGCTGGTGAAAGGCTAATTAGTGAAAGTGTTTTGAATAGTGTGATTGTCCTGATGTTAGTTACTTCAATTATGGGACCATTAATCACCACGAGATTTGCCGCCTTATTACAAACGCCCCAAACAGATTTAGAAACAGAAAATCCTTCAAATTGGTGGGAAAATCCTGATAGTCAGCCAGCCGAAACAACTCAGCATCCATTCACTGTAGCAGTACCAATATACAACCCCCAAACGCAGCGATATTTAATAGAACTGGCAGCATTAATCGCTCAACATGAATCTGGACAAATTTTGCCATTAGCTATTAGCAAAGCCCATGTTCACATGGATGACCCACAATTAGGAATATCACTAGCGCAAAGTCAAAAAAGATTAAAAATGGCTGAAGAAATCAGTCAAGAATTTAATGTAAAAGTGTCCACAGCAATTCGCATTGATGATGATGTTGCTTTGGCAATTAGCCGCACCAGTCGAGAACAAAATGCTAGTTTAATAGTAATGGGTTGGTCTAGAACCACAGGTTTACGCGCCCGTTTATTTGGTAATATAATTGATAGTGTTTTTTGGTCTTCTCACTGTCCGGTAGCTGTAGCACGCTTGGTAAATAGTCCTAAGACAATTGCCAGAATTATTGTCCCAATTGGAGATTTAAGACCTCAAACTATCAGCGCTTGGCGATTTGCGGAAATGTTAGCTGATGCGAATAAGGCGGAGGTTGTACTATTACACGTTTTTAATAGCAACACTCCTGCTAATTTAGTAGAACAATTTACCACTCAATTATCTGAAATTGTTGCTAAAAGTCAGTTACAGGTAAATACAAATATCCAAATTATAATAGATGATGATGTTGCTAAAGCCATAGTTCGGGAAGCACAAGCTTTTGATTTAGCTGTGTTACGTTCTGTGCGTTATCGTACCACAGGTGGGTTAGCTGTCAGCCAAGTCACAACTCAGGTGATAGATGAGTTAACCGGTTCTATTGTGTTATTGGGAGAGGCTCATCTTTAA
- a CDS encoding HNH endonuclease translates to MSANRYISKATQYQVRQRANFLCEYCHASEQWQYVSFTVDHVIPISKHGANSINNLALACFHCNRRKSDKVRAFDQQTLSEVPLFNPRTDNWQEHFIWSTDTLSVIGLTPTARATVAALAFNRARIMNIRAADREIGRHPPLNDPIQN, encoded by the coding sequence TTGTCTGCCAATCGTTACATTAGTAAAGCTACTCAATATCAAGTCAGACAACGAGCTAATTTTTTGTGCGAATATTGTCATGCTTCGGAACAATGGCAGTATGTCTCTTTCACTGTAGACCATGTAATTCCTATTTCTAAACATGGTGCGAACTCAATTAATAATTTAGCTTTAGCGTGTTTTCATTGCAATCGCCGAAAATCTGATAAAGTTAGAGCATTTGATCAGCAAACATTATCGGAAGTGCCTTTATTTAATCCTCGCACTGATAATTGGCAAGAACACTTTATTTGGTCAACGGATACACTCTCTGTAATTGGCTTGACCCCAACAGCACGTGCCACAGTAGCAGCATTAGCATTCAACCGTGCCAGGATAATGAATATTCGTGCTGCTGATCGAGAAATTGGACGACATCCACCACTAAATGATCCGATTCAAAATTAA